A stretch of the Panicum virgatum strain AP13 chromosome 9N, P.virgatum_v5, whole genome shotgun sequence genome encodes the following:
- the LOC120692606 gene encoding phytochrome B, protein MASGSRATPTRSPSSARPAAPRHAHHHHHSQSSGGSTSRAGGGGGGGGGGGAATESVSKAVAQYNLDARLHAVFEQSGASGRSFDYSQSLRAHSLPTPSSEQQIAAYLSRIQRGGHIQPFGCTLAVADDSSFRLLAFSENAADLLDLSPHHSVPSLDSAAPPPVSLGADARLLFSPSSAVLLERAFAAREISLLNPLWIHSRVSSKPFYAILHRIDVGVVIDLEPARTEDPALSIAGAVQSQKLAVRAISRLQALPGGDVKLLCDTVVEHVRELTGYDRVMVYRFHEDEHGEVVAECRLNNLEPYLGLHYPATDIPQASRFLFRQNRVRMIADCHATPVRVIQDPGLSQPLCLVGSTLRAPHGCHAQYMANMGSIASLVMAVIISSGGDDEQTARGGISSAMKLWGLVVCHHTSPRFIPFPLRYACEFLMQAFGLQLNMELQLAHQLSEKHILRTQTLLCDMLLRDSPTGIVTQSPSIMDLVKCDGAALYYHGKYYPLGVTPTESQIKDIIEWLTVCHGDSTGLSTDSLADAGYHGAAALGDAVCGMAVAYITPSDYLFWFRSHTAKEIKWGGAKHHPEDKDDGQRMHPRSSFKAFLEVVKSRSLPWENAEMDAIHSLQLILRDSFRDVAEGTSNSKAIVNGQVQLGELELRGINELSSVAREMVRLIETATVPIFAVDTDGCINGWNAKIAELTGLSIEEAMGKSLVNYLIFKESEEIVEKLLSRALRGEEDKNVEIKLKTFGPEQSKGPIFVIVNACSSRDYTKNIVGVCFVGQDVTGEKVAMDKFVNIQGDYKAIVHNPNPLIPPIFASDENTCCSEWNTAMEKLTGWSRSEVIGKLLIGEVFGNICQLKGPDALTKFMVVLHNAIGGQDYEKFPFSFFDKNGKYVQSLLTANTRSKMDGKSIGAFCFLQIASAELQQALEIQRQQEKKCYARMKESAYICQEIKNPLSGIRFTNSLLQMTDLNDDQRQFLETSSACEKQMSKIVKDASLQSIEDGSLVLEKGEFSLGSVMNAVVSQAMVLLRERDIQLIRDIPDEIKEASAYGDQYRIQQVLSDFLLSMVQFAPTENGWVEIQVRLNVKQNSDGTDSALFIFRFACPGEGLPPDIVQDMFNNSCWSTHEGIGLSTCRKIVKLMGGEVQYIRESERSFFLIILELPQTSASS, encoded by the exons ATGGCGTCGGGCAGCCGCGCCACGCCCACGCGCTCCCCCTCCTCCGCGCGGCCCGCGGCGCCGCGTCacgcgcaccaccaccaccactcgcAGTCGTCGGGCGGGAGCACGTCCCGCGCGggcgggggtgggggaggcggaggcgggggagGCGCGGCCACGGAGTCGGTCTCCAAGGCCGTGGCGCAGTACAACCTGGACGCGCGCCTCCACGCGGTGTTCGAGCAGTCGGGCGCCTCGGGCCGCAGCTTCGACTACTCCCAGTCGCTGCGAGCGCATTCGCTGCCCACCCCGTCCTCCGAGCAGCAGATCGCCGCCTACCTCTCCCGCATCCAGCGCGGCGGCCACATCCAGCCCTTCGGCTgcacgctcgccgtcgccgacgactCCTCCTTCCGCCTCCTCGCCTTCTCCGAGAACGCCGCCGACCTGCTCGACCTGTCGCCGCACCACTCCGTCCCCTCGCTCGactccgcggcgccgccccctGTCTCCCTGGGTGCCGACGCGCGCCTCCTCTTCTCCCCCTCGTCCGCAGTCCTCCTGGAGCGCGCCTTCGCCGCGCGCGAGATCTCGCTGCTAAACCCGCTATGGATCCACTCCAGGGTCTCTTCCAAGCCGTTCTACGCCATCCTCCACCGCATCGACGTCGGCGTCGTCATCGACCTCGAGCCCGCCCGCACCGAGGACCCCGCGCTCTCCATCGCCGGTGCAGTCCAGTCCCAGAAGCTCGCTGTCCGCGCCATCTCCCGCCTCCAGGCGCTGCCCGGCGGTGATGTCAAGCTGCTCTGCGACACAGTCGTGGAACACGTCCGCGAGCTCACGGGTTACGACCGTGTCATGGTGTACAGGTTCCATGAAGACGAGCACGGGGAAGTTGTTGCTGAGTGCCGGCTCAATAACCTTGAGCCCTACCTCGGGTTGCATTATCCCGCCACAGATATCCCCCAGGCATCCCGCTTCCTGTTCCGGCAGAACCGGGTGAGAATGATTGCCGATTGTCATGCCACGCCGGTGAGAGTCATACAAGATCCTGGGCTGTCACAGCCACTGTGTTTGGTTGGCTCTACACTGCGCGCCCCGCACGGGTGTCATGCGCAGTACATGGCAAACATGGGTTCCATAGCATCGCTTGTTATGGCGGTCATCATCAGCAGTGGTGGTGATGATGAGCAAACAGCACGCGGTGGCATCTCGTCGGCTATGAAGTTGTGGGGGTTGGTAGTGTGCCACCATACATCACCACGGTTTATCCCTTTTCCATTGAGGTATGCTTGTGAGTTTCTCATGCAGGCTTTTGGGCTGCAGCTCAATATGGAGTTGCAGCTTGCACATCAGCTGTCGGAGAAGCACATTTTGCGAACACAGACTCTGTTGTGTGACATGTTACTGCGAGATTCACCAACTGGCATTGTCACACAGAGCCCTAGCATCATGGATCTTGTGAAGTGTGATGGCGCTGCACTCTATTATCATGGGAAGTACTATCCATTGGGTGTCACCCCCACTGAGTCCCAAATTAAAGATATCATCGAGTGGTTGACAGTGTGTCATGGGGACTCAACTGGGCTCAGCACAGATAGCCTGGCTGATGCAGGCTACCATGGTGCTGCTGCATTAGGGGATGCTGTATGTGGCATGGCAGTAGCCTATATTACGCCAAGTGATTACTTGTTTTGGTTCCGGTCACACACCGCTAAAGAAATCAAATGGGGTGGTGCGAAGCATCACCCAGAGGATAAGGATGATGGTCAGAGGATGCACCCACGATCATCATTCAAGGCATTTCTTGAAGTAGTTAAAAGCAGAAGCCTACCATGGGAGAATGCAGAAATGGATGCAATACATTCCTTGCAACTCATATTGCGCGACTCCTTCAGAGATGTTGCAGAGGGCACTAGTAACTCAAAAGCCATTGTCAATGGACAAGTTCAGCTTGGGGAGCTAGAATTGCGGGGTATAAATGAGCTCAGCTCCGTAGCAAGAGAGATGGTTCGCTTGATTGAGACAGCAACAGTCCCTATATTTGCAGTAGATACTGATGGATGTATAAATGGTTGGAATGCAAAGATTGCTGAGTTGACAGGCCTTTCAATTGAGGAGGCAATGGGAAAATCGCTAGTAAATTATCTTATCTTCAAGGAATCTGAGGAGATAGTTGAAAAGCTACTGTCACGAGCTTTAAGAG GTGAGGAAGACAAAAATGTGGAGATAAAGTTGAAGACATTTGGGCCAGAGCAATCGAAGGGACCAATATTTGTTATTGTCAATGCTTGTTCCAGTAGAGATTACACAAAAAATATTGTTGGTGTCTGTTTTGTTGGACAAGATGTCACAGGAGAAAAGGTGGCCATGGATAAATTTGTCAACATACAAGGGGATTATAAGGCTATtgtacacaatccaaatcctcTAATACCCCCAATTTTTGCATCAGATGAGAATACTTGTTGTTCAGAATGGAACACAGCTATGGAAAAACTTACAGGATGGTCGAGAAGTGAAGTAATTGGTAAGCTGCTTATTGGAGAGGTATTTGGAAACATTTGTCAACTTAAGGGCCCAGATGCATTGACAAAGTTCATGGTTGTCCTTCACAATGCTATAGGGGGACAGGATTATGAAAAGTTCCCCTTTTCATTTTTCGATAAGAATGGGAAGTATGTGCAGTCCTTATTGACCGCCAACACAAGGAGCAAAATGGATGGTAAGTCCATTGGGGCCTTTTGTTTCTTGCAGATTGCAAGTGCCGAATTACAGCAAGCCCTTGAGATTCAGAGGCAACAAGAAAAGAAGTGTTATGCAAGGATGAAAGAGTCGGCCTATATTTGCCAGGAGATAAAGAATCCTCTTAGTGGTATCCGATTTACCAACTCTCTGTTGCAGATGACTGATTTAAATGATGACCAGAGGCAGTTCCTTGAAACTAGCTCTGCTTGTGAGAAACAGATGTCCAAGATTGTAAAGGACGCCAGTCTTCAAAGTATTGAGGATGG CTCTTTGGTGCTTGAGAAAGGTGAATTTTCTCTTGGAAGTGTCATGAATGCTGTTGTCAGCCAAGCAATGGTATTGTTGAGAGAGAGGGATATACAGCTTATTCGGGATATCcctgatgaaatcaaggaagcATCTGCATATGGTGATCAATATAGAATTCAGCAAGTTTTGTCTGACTTCTTGCTAAGCATGGTGCAGTTTGCTCCAACCGAAAATGGCTGGGTAGAAATACAAGTTAGACTAAATGTAAAACAAAATTCTGACGGAACAGATTCAGCGCTTTTCATCTTCAG GTTTGCATGTCCTGGTGAGGGCCTCCCCCCTGACATTGTACAGGATATGTTCAACAATTCTTGCTGGTCAACCCATGAAGGCATTGGGCTAAGCACATGCAGGAAGATCGTCAAATTGATGGGCGGCGAAGTCCAATACATCAGGGAGTCGGAGCGGAGTTTCTTCCTCATCATCCTCGAGCTGCCCCAAACCTCGGCCAGCAGCTAG
- the LOC120687565 gene encoding FIP1[V]-like protein, with product MTRLLVVLAAVAALLPAAAAHEHHGEAPTCSSGGGRVLAEFRPGEVTVDGHSDDWDRVEASEFALLPALDPDEDKAYSGGKVAVKAVHDGVNVFFMLQVDGAYAYSKGNSSKCPSVALMFQVGDNATYYNMGGCKDLRGSCTSKSCRGHEVDIMHFEIGNAIPGRLYGGNHIDNAVGNGGDRFGHLVDVYAWNPHCRYLDGVGPKENNSNAQNDWHGAWWHSSLTVHSGFVDDDNPYGKQDEKGTYYFEFSRSLRTMDQFQQDAQFTIGQPSNMAVAFWYPTDGKEWSDSEHYSASCNWLILDIQPSSEAAYYSPAPNRSWDAATAFALLLSVVTAALAAAGESGGSNARDSDPATDGEEVPEVDANEAVDLGDGTAGYSSSDEESDDGLHIVLNEDAGEPLPPPPVGRGEECLAEEGEDSGCRVKGSPVNDGGWATVGGLQCKGLLEKMTLPIMAEVDRGRQHMFQRDSNLFLTRNSTIFDIDIEAFQHKPWRQQGVDLRDYFNFNLDEEGWIKYWCSMNQLRLGTRSHANEASGLDQESLKLKSVKAMSKVANYSGFEGRNGLAKPKGRAIHVEGSAHERVPTADLWRPIQRDSDVVIQVNMTLSPSNQSTSDDSSKLNHKCVTTERMSIDHPGARHLKSSSLVVDRVVDKEVHGGGSSECNGSKLDRRDSSCERGQSSSPDYSDTLSGESKGDFYFKRATRHSDSRVFLEGTKLQDEHVKSDFSRHSSKSDRENTESRSHSYTPSPTDDRNHKATKPFWRGEAPFAERGKSSDSFVVCKSDDNLLKSGHKTRKKLRQSVDGGKYATLAEKEKSTDSYPSRYNKRKSSSSFLRTNYRNAVHNQCYEKQGYSPLERVALKHDKHYFSNSSHHHRRSSHEFSEGEDVEKCFSSAKEWQEHHDHVYHSMLNSDMSDADDGQMYRERHCQEKRRARHDHSVDEFPHYTDYGFCEWHGPEVRARYRDKGRFAESNDERCRLANHLELYPSLKNSGRDLPATGFPFKSSRNRCIDNKRIRNAKMVQYHCDVYHQKNNGSIPQSALRSDTVAETGRFILPVKRKLHADLGSMNQKNLADFSLLKGRRVMDDQSMVSDRRIYALKLHKFSEEIGTKAICNFGDMRNSNTVSNICVGRRHELENSDNFRLNDRKIKFERRGNELRRVIEDDRKGHLPAGKYLCSSKQKHVHQNARKQDMGYHHLGNQYSKKSAHQNQQNEEDGEIEEGELIEQDQHDIISKSKIKPREVLKSVIETSSAEQLQLNDAMAKDAARINGVTRECDKHILEVMEKMQKRRERFKEAIAPKKEDGGMKELSAVACNTDHIQNQRPARKRRWGGNS from the exons ATGACGAGGCTCCTGGTCGTCCTGGCCGCCGTGGCGGCCCttctcccggccgccgccgcgcacgagcACCACGGCGAGGCGCCCACGTGCTCCAGCGGCGGTGGGCGCGTTCTCGCGGAGTTCCGCCCCGGGGAGGTGACCGTGGACGGCCACAGTGACGACTGGGACAGAGTGGAGGCCTCGGAGTTCGCCCTGCTGCCGGCGCTCGACCCAGACGAAGACAAGGCCTACTCCGGTGGCAAGGTCGCTGTCAAG GCTGTGCATGATGGCGTCAACGTCTTCTTCATGCTGCAGGTTGATGGGGCTTACGCTTACAGTAAAGG AAATAGTAGCAAGTGCCCTTCTGTTGCTCTGATGTTCCAAGTTGGAGATAATGCCACATATTACAAT ATGGGAGGATGCAAAGATCTGCGAGGCTCTTGCACGAGTAAAAGTTGTAGAGGTCATGAGGTTGACATTATGCACTTCGAAATTGGAAATGCTATTCCCGGACGTCTTTATGGTGGCAATCACATAGATAATGCTGTTGGAAATGGAGGCGACAG ATTTGGTCACCTTGTTGATGTCTATGCATGGAATCCGCATTGCCGATACCTTGATGGAGTCGGCCCTAAAG AGAACAATTCAAATGCTCAAAATGATTGGCATGGGGCTTGGTGGCACAGTTCACTGACTGTGCATTCAG GCTTTGTTGATGATGATAATCCTTATGGAAAACAAGATGAGAAGGGCACATATTATTTTGAGTTCTCAAGATCCTTAAGAACAATGGATCAATTTCAGCAG GATGCACAGTTCACAATAGGCCAGCCCAGCAATATGGCCGTAGCCTTCTGGTACCCAACTGACGGCAAAGAATGGAGCGATTCTGAGCATTACTCAGCCAGCTGCAACTGGTTAATTTTGGATATACAGCCTTCGTCCGAAGCTGCATATTACAGCCCTGCGCCTAATCGGTCTTGGGATGCTGCAACCGCCTTTGCTTTGCTCCTTTCGGTG GTcacggccgcgctcgccgccgcgggggagAGCGGCGGCTCCAATGCGAGGGACTCCGACCCGGCCACCGACGGCGAGGAGGTACCGGAGGTGGACGCGAACGAGGCGGTGGATTTGGGGGACGGGACCGCGGGCTACAGCAGCAGCGACGAGGAGAGCGATGATGGCCTCCACATCGTACTCAACGAGGACGCTGGcgagccgctgccgcctcctcctGTGGGTCGAGGTGAGGAGTGCCTGGCTGAAGAGGGGGAGGATTCGGGCTGCCGTGTGAAGGGTTCACCTGTAAACGATGGCGGCTGGGCAACG GTTGGTGGGCTCCAGTGCAAGGGACTTCTTGAGAAAATGACGTTACCTATCATGGCGGAAGTTGATCGAGGTCGCCAGCATATGTTTCAACGCGATTCTAATTTATTCTTGACAAGAAACAG CACAATTTTCGACATAGACATTGAAGCATTTCAACACAAGCCTTGGAGACAACAAGGAGTGGATCTTCGTGACTACTTCAATTTTAATCTGGATGAAGAAGGCTGGATAAAATATTGGTGCAGCATG AATCAATTAAGGTTAGGGACCAGATCACATGCAAATGAAGCATCAGGACTGGATCAA GAATCGTTGAAACTAAAATCTGTCAAAGCAATGTCAAAGGTAGCAAATTATTCTGGATTTGAAGGAAGAAATGGCCTCGCCAAG CCAAAAGGTAGAGCAATCCATGTTGAAGGCAGTGCACACGAACGAGTTCCGACAGCAGACTTGTGGCGTCCAATACAAAGGGATTCAGATGTTGTGATTCAA GTAAACATGACACTTTCACCCTCAAATCAGTCCACTTCAGATGacagctcaaaattaaatcacaaGTGTGTGACTACTGAAAG AATGTCCATTGACCATCCTGGTGCCCGACATTTGAAGAGTTCCAGCCTTGTGGTGGACAGGGTGGTTGATAAGGAAGTGCATGGTGGAGGTTCCTCGGAGTGCAATGGCAGCAAACTGGATAGAAGAGATTCTTCTTGTGAAAGGGGCCAATCTTCTAGTCCTGATTATTCTGATACGCTTTCTGGAGAATCAAAAGGAGATTTCTATTTCAAGAGAGCCACTAGACATTCAGATTCCAGGGTCTTCCTTGAAGGCACCAAACTTCAGGATGAGCATGTCAAATCTGACTTTTCCCGCCATTCAAGTAAGTCAGACAGAGAAAACACTGAAAGTCGCAGTCATAGTTATACCCCTTCACCTACTGATGATAGAAATCATAAGGCAACTAAACCTTTTTGGAGGGGTGAAGCTCCTTTTGCTGAACGGGGCAAGTCCAGTGATTCTTTTGTTGTCTGCAAAAGTGATGACAACCTCCTTAAATCTGGAcataaaacaagaaaaaaactGAGGCAAAGCGTAGATGGAGGGAAGTATGCTACACTtgctgaaaaagaaaaatcaacagaTAGCTACCCTAGTAGGTATAATAAGAGAAAATCTAGCTCATCTTTCCTGAGGACCAACTATCGCAATGCTGTTCACAATCAATGTTATGAGAAGCAAGGTTATTCACCTCTGGAAAGAGTAGCCCTGAAACATGACAAGCATTACTTTAGCAATTCTAGTCACCACCATAGGCGATCTTCACATGAATTCAGTGAAGGAGAAGATGTTGAGAAGTGCTTCTCTTCAGCCAAGGAGTGGCAGGAACATCATGATCATGTATACCATTCAATGCTGAATTCTGATATGTCTGACGCCGATGACGGACAAATGTACAGAGAAAGGCATTGTCAGGAAAAGAGAAGAGCCAGGCATGACCATAGTGTGGATGAATTTCCCCATTACACTGACTATGGATTTTGCGAATGGCATGGTCCTGAGGTCAGAGCGAGATACAGAGACAAAGGAAGATTTGCTGAAAGCAATGATGAGCGTTGCAGACTTGCTAACCATCTTGAGTTGTATCCTAGCCTCAAGAATTCTGGGAGGGACTTGCCTGCTACCGGCTTCCCTTTTAAGAGCTCAAGAAACAGATGTATAGATAACAAAAGAATCCGCAATGCTAAGATGGTACAATATCATTGTGATGTGTATCATCAAAAGAACAATGGCAGCATTCCTCAATCTGCTTTGCGCAGTGATACTGTTGCTGAAACAGGTCGTTTTATTCTGCCAGTTAAGAGGAAGCTTCATGCTGATCTGGGTTCCATGAACCAAAAAAATCTTGCTGATTTTTCACTTCTGAAAGGAAGAAGAGTGATGGATGATCAATCCATGGTCAGTGATAGGAGGATTTATGCTTTGAAGCTGCATAAGTTTTCAGAGGAAATTGGTACAAAAGCCATTTGTAATTTTGGTGATATGAGAAATAGTAATACTGTTTCAAACATTTGTGTTGGGAGAAGGCATGAGCTGGAGAATTCTGATAACTTCAGATTGAATGATAGGAAAATAAAG TTTGAGAGGCGAGGCAATGAGTTAAGGCGTGTGATTGAAGATGACCGAAAGGGACATCTTCCTGCGGGCAAGTATTTGTGCAGTTCCAAACAGAAGCATGTACATCAGAACGCACGGAAACAGGATATGGGCTACCACCACTTGGGCAATCAGTATTCAAAGAAATCAGCGCACCAAAATCAGCAaaatgaagaagatggggagaTTGAGGAGGGAGAACTGATCGAACAGGACCAGCATGATATCATTTCTAAAAGCAAGATTAAACCAAGAGAAGTTCTGAAATCAGTTATTGAAACAAGTTCAGCAGAGCAGTTACAGTTGAATGATGCAATGGCGAAAGATGCTGCCCGCATCAACGGAGTTACAAGAGAATGTGACAAACACATACTTGAGGTAATGGAAAAGATGCAAAAAAGAAGGGAAAGGTTCAAAGAGGCTATTGCTCCAAAAAAAGAGGATGGTGGCATGAAAGAGCTATCAGCTGTAGCATGTAATACAGATCATATCCAGAATCAGCGACCTGCAAGGAAACGGCGGTGGGGTGGTAACAGTTAG
- the LOC120691372 gene encoding glycine-rich cell wall structural protein-like translates to MGRVARRVRGMALAVLAVALVLGVAVQARFLETQNLGGGGGFGGGAGFGGGAGLGGGGGAGGGLGGGLGHGGGLGGGFGGGKGGGLGVGSGLGGGGGFGGGGGAGGGLGGGLGHGGGLGGGGGLGSGGGLGGGAGGGLGSGGGLGGGAGAGGGAGGGLGGGAGGGLGGGAGGGLGGGGGLGGGAGGGLGGGAGSGLGGGSGLGAGGGGGFGGGGGAGAGGGSGIGGGFGGGKGFGGGLGGGSGGGFGAGGGAGGGGAGGGGGLGGGSDVGGGFGGGKGFGGGSGDGFGAGGAAGGGAGGGFGGGAGSGGGGGAGFGGGAGGGAGLGGGGGGGFGGGAGGGHW, encoded by the coding sequence ATGGGGAGGGTGGCGAGGCGTGTGCGGGGAATGGCGCTCGCGGTATTGGCCGTGGCGCTGGTTCTCGGGGTGGCCGTGCAGGCGCGGTTCCTTGAGACCCAGAATttgggtggtggcggcggcttcgGCGGAGGTGCCGGTTTTGGCGGTGGTGCTGGActcggtggaggaggtggtgcgggcGGTGGGCTTGGCGGAGGGCTTGGTCATGGTGGGGGGCTTGGCGGTGGATTTGGAGGTGGGAAGGGTGGAGGTCTTGGTGTAGGCAGTGGtcttggaggaggaggtgggtttGGCGGGGGTGGTGGAGCGGGTGGCGGGCTCGGTGGAGGGCTTGGACATGGTGGTGGCCTCGGAGGTGGCGGAGGTCTTGGTAGTGGAGGTGGCCTAGGCGGTGGAGCGGGTGGTGGTTTGGGCAGCGGAGGCGGTCTTGGTGGAGGTGCTGGCGCAGGTGGTGGTGCTGGAGGAGGTCTCGGTGGTGGTGCAGGAGGAGGGCTTGGAGGTGGTGCTGGAGGTGGCCTAGGTGGAGGGGGCGGCCTTGGTGGCGGTGCAGGTGGTGGGCTAGGCGGTGGAGCTGGAAGTGGTCTCGGTGGAGGGAGTGGCCTTGGTGCCGGTGGAGGTGGTGgttttggtggtggtggtggtgccggtGCTGGTGGCGGCTCTGGAATAGGTGGTGGATTCGGAGGAGGCAAAGGTTTTGGCGGAGGCCTTGGTGGAGGTAGCGGTGGAGGGTTCGGTGCTGGTGGtggagcaggaggcggtggtgccggaggtggtggcggtCTAGGTGGTGGCTCCGACGTAGGTGGCGGATTTGGGGGAGGCAAAGGTTTTGGTGGTGGTAGCGGCGATGGGTTTGGTGCTGGTGGTGCAGCAGGAGGCGGTGCTGGGGGAGGGTTTGGCGGTGGTGCCGGAAGTGGTGGCGGAGGTGGTGCAGGGTTCGGCGGAGGTGCGGGAGGAGGCGCTGGCttgggtggtggaggtggtggaggtttcggcggtggcgctggtggTGGCCACTGGTGA